Proteins co-encoded in one Uloborus diversus isolate 005 chromosome 9, Udiv.v.3.1, whole genome shotgun sequence genomic window:
- the LOC129230189 gene encoding protein GVQW3-like: MDAPRDEQRGVVRFLTAEGVSQHEISRRMAAVYGEHCISLATVKRWCKRFKEGRESCKDDPRPGQSHRAITPNTIAQVDELIRQERRISIDELAEHVNISHGSVHTIIHDHLGYRLLCAEWMPKILNDRQKTERFGAALTHLIRYHNEGNDFLTAIVTGDESWCHHYEPETRRQSLQWKHLNSPPPKKAKAVISAGKVSPNVDTAHCSESIRFSSSRRFLTAAVGKVVT; this comes from the exons ATGGACGCTCCAAGAGATGAACAGCGTGGTGTGGTCAGGTTTTTGACTGCTGAAGGTGTTTCCCAACACGAAATTAGTCGCCGTATGGCTGCCGTGTACGGTGAACATTGCATTTCATTGGCCACTGTGAAGCGTTGGTGCAAACGGTTCAAAGAAGGACGTGAAAGTTGCAAAGACGATCCAAGACCGGGCCAAAGCCACCGTGCAATCACCCCCAACACAATTGCACAGGTTGATGAGCTGATTAGACAAGAACGGAGGATAAGCATCGATGAACTGGCAGAGCATGTGAACATCAGTCACGGTTCGGTTCACACCATAATTCATGACCATCTCGGTTATCGGCTCTTGTGTGCTGAATGGATGCCCAAGATTTTGAACGACCGCCAGAAGACAGAGAGGTTCGGCGCTGCCTTGACTCATCTGATCCGGTATCACAATGAGGGTAACGACTTCTTGACTGCAATTGTGACAGGGGACGAATCATGGTGCCACCACTACGAGCCTGAAACACGCCGGCAGAGCTTACAGTGGAAACATTTGAATTCGCCACCCCCAAAGAAAGCAAAGGCCGTCATCTCCGCAGGTAAG GTATCCCCGAACGTGGACACCGCCCACTGTTCCGAGAGCATCCGATTTTCCTCATCTCGACGTTTCCTCACAGCTGCAGTGGGGAAAGTTGTAACTTGA